In a single window of the Arachis hypogaea cultivar Tifrunner chromosome 6, arahy.Tifrunner.gnm2.J5K5, whole genome shotgun sequence genome:
- the LOC112695976 gene encoding N-acetylglucosaminyl-phosphatidylinositol biosynthetic protein gpi1 isoform X2 yields MPTMLEDKSVFSVLGLCIVDPTSNGLIAEAEYDKRKFSDSGNNLAEGCTSLYKKKNECRSCSSLQHESLRKSSQSFFGKSNWVLLMFDSTEQNDARSRGVPRLHHIHWNGVTMSDYDVHVIVYETPSYGDHHFSLGNLGSNEEAKPSIKNPKWVDELHKKKQFVELDTVIMAINCATSAKRIFETLAVPRRSLRQLSIFSMFLIIIGHLFSKFIASFSTVVYIALQFCQAHVKYKSESWMHMTLANIFRTAWINIQIKCCQILYWPIFLQDKDLRSRSCVEYAEKAAMHRHSMWSTLFVDILLGNLVGWPLLHNSESICLSIVNFTHGFSTFLRSGCVWLMGDPAGFKLNAELANVLGIFSLNAIQIWSTLWIFVGFITNYIIQGLAILGIICGFTAFAAMIIDMIVLATLHVSILHRLISLVYSSQIQALAALWRLFSGRKWNPLRQRLDSFDYTVKQHIVGSLLFTPLILLLPTTSVFYIFFSITETTINLICVLIEVIISVIHATPYVKILLWLVRPQRFPSGIWFEICGSRSNVSPEDGVTDEMNSSKESVHLKDFNRKKSSILVSFLHSNYLSIGKVSLPHYRSVLLGVSGSSIYKVAYGIVIGKRMQSLRGTLLPSPMPWMSLPYKEYWCLCHDSLIACFR; encoded by the exons ATGCCTACAATGCTGGAGGATAAATCTGTCTTCTCTGTACTTGGTCTCTGCATTGTGGACCCTACTAGTAATGGCTTGATTGCTGAAGCAGAATATGATAAAAGAAAATTCTCTGATTCTGGCAACAATTTGGCAGAGGGATGTAcaagtttatataaaaaaaagaatgagTGTAGGAGCTGCAGTTCCCTCCAACATGAATCATTGAGGAAAAGTAGCCAATCTTTTTTTGGAAAAAGTAATTGGGTCCTGCTAATGTTTGACTCTACTGAACAAAATGATGCAAGAAGTCGTGGGGTTCCAAGATTGCACCACATTCATTGGAATGGAGTAACTATGTCGGACTATGATGTTCAC GTCATCGTTTATGAAACACCCTCTTATGGTGATCATCATTTCTCATTGGGCAATTTAGGTTCAAATGAGGAGGCAAAACCTTCCATTAAGAATCCCAAGTGGGTGGATGAGCTTCATAAAAAGAAGCAATTCGTTGAATTG GATACAGTTATTATGGCAATTAATTGTGCCACCTCTgccaaaagaatttttgaaactcTTGCAGTTCCAAGGAGATCCTTGAGGCAGCTCTCCATATTTTCCAT GTTTTTAATTATCATAGGGCATCTGTTTTCCAAGTTTATTGCTTCATTTTCCACTGTGGTCTATATTGCTCTTCAGTTTTGCCAAGCACATGTAAAGTACAAATCAGAATCATGGATGCATATGACTTTAGCAAACATATTCAGGACTGCATGGATAAATATCCAAATAAAATGTTGTCAGATATTATATTGGCCAATCTTTCTTCAGGACAAAGATCTCAG GTCACGATCATGTGTTGAATATGCAGAGAAAGCTGCAATGCATAGGCATTCTATGTGGTCAACTTTATTTGTGGATATACTCCTGGGGAACTTGGTTGGATGGCCACTGTTACATAATTCAGAATCCATTTGTTTGTCAATTGTGAACTTCACCCATGGATTTTCTACATTTTTGCGATCTGGATGTGTTTGGTTAATGGGGGACCCCGCAggcttcaagttgaatgctgAGTTAGCTAATGTGCTGGGAATTTTTTCTTTGAATGCCATCCAAATATGGTCAACACTTTGGATATTTGTGGGGTTCATCACTAATTATATCATTCAAGGGCTTGCAATTTTGGGAATTATATGTGGTTTCACTGCTTTTGCTGCCATGATTATAGACATGATTGTGTTGGCAACTTTACATGTTTCAATTCTTCATCGGTTGATTTCACTTGTGTATTCATCACAGATACAGGCACTAGCAGCCTTGTGGCGGCTTTTCAG TGGCCGAAAGTGGAATCCTCTTCGTCAGAGGTTGGATAGCTTTGACTACACTGTGAAGCAACATATTGTTGGATCTCTTTTATTTACACCACTTATACTTCTTTTACCAACTACTTCGGTTTTCTATATATTCTTTAGTATCACAGAGACAACCATTAACCTCATCTGTGTATTGATTGAAGTCATTATTTCGGTAATTCATGCTACACCTTATGTCAAGATACTTCTTTGGTTGGTGAGACCACAAAGATTCCCTTCTGGAATATGGTTTGAAATTTGTGGTTCTCGAAGTAATGTTTCTCCAGAGGATGGTGTTACTGATGAAATGAACTCCTCCAAGGAATCAGTGCATCTGAAGGATTTCAATAGAAAAAAATCAAGTATCCTGGTTTCTTTCCTTCACAGCAACTATTTGAGCATAG GAAAAGTAAGTTTGCCACATTACAGAAGTGTTTTGTTAGGGGTCTCTGGGTCATCCATCTACAAAGTAGCATATGGAATCGTCATTGGGAAAAG AATGCAATCTTTACGGGGAACCCTTCTTCCTTCGCCAATGCCGTGGATGTCCCTGCCTTACAAAGAGTATTGGTGCCTCTGTCATGACTCGCTTATCGCATGCTTCAGATGA
- the LOC112695976 gene encoding uncharacterized protein isoform X1 has product MRRHCRLWWPKQLLTDQELPSPCRVLLGWFVTCSPLTFDIVVAFTCSEVLLSSSNPSLEDIIHDTHGSMPTMLEDKSVFSVLGLCIVDPTSNGLIAEAEYDKRKFSDSGNNLAEGCTSLYKKKNECRSCSSLQHESLRKSSQSFFGKSNWVLLMFDSTEQNDARSRGVPRLHHIHWNGVTMSDYDVHVIVYETPSYGDHHFSLGNLGSNEEAKPSIKNPKWVDELHKKKQFVELDTVIMAINCATSAKRIFETLAVPRRSLRQLSIFSMFLIIIGHLFSKFIASFSTVVYIALQFCQAHVKYKSESWMHMTLANIFRTAWINIQIKCCQILYWPIFLQDKDLRSRSCVEYAEKAAMHRHSMWSTLFVDILLGNLVGWPLLHNSESICLSIVNFTHGFSTFLRSGCVWLMGDPAGFKLNAELANVLGIFSLNAIQIWSTLWIFVGFITNYIIQGLAILGIICGFTAFAAMIIDMIVLATLHVSILHRLISLVYSSQIQALAALWRLFSGRKWNPLRQRLDSFDYTVKQHIVGSLLFTPLILLLPTTSVFYIFFSITETTINLICVLIEVIISVIHATPYVKILLWLVRPQRFPSGIWFEICGSRSNVSPEDGVTDEMNSSKESVHLKDFNRKKSSILVSFLHSNYLSIGKVSLPHYRSVLLGVSGSSIYKVAYGIVIGKRMQSLRGTLLPSPMPWMSLPYKEYWCLCHDSLIACFR; this is encoded by the exons ATGAGAAGACATTGTAGGCTTTGGTGGCCGAAGCAGCTCTTAACAGATCAAGAGTTGCCTTCACCCTGCAGAGTTTTGTTGGGTTGGTTTGTCACCTGTTCTCCTTTGACTTTTGACATTGTTGTGGCCTTTACTTGCAGTGAAGTCTTGCTTTCAAGTTCTAATCCTAGTCTTGAG GATATCATTCACGATACACATGGGAGCATGCCTACAATGCTGGAGGATAAATCTGTCTTCTCTGTACTTGGTCTCTGCATTGTGGACCCTACTAGTAATGGCTTGATTGCTGAAGCAGAATATGATAAAAGAAAATTCTCTGATTCTGGCAACAATTTGGCAGAGGGATGTAcaagtttatataaaaaaaagaatgagTGTAGGAGCTGCAGTTCCCTCCAACATGAATCATTGAGGAAAAGTAGCCAATCTTTTTTTGGAAAAAGTAATTGGGTCCTGCTAATGTTTGACTCTACTGAACAAAATGATGCAAGAAGTCGTGGGGTTCCAAGATTGCACCACATTCATTGGAATGGAGTAACTATGTCGGACTATGATGTTCAC GTCATCGTTTATGAAACACCCTCTTATGGTGATCATCATTTCTCATTGGGCAATTTAGGTTCAAATGAGGAGGCAAAACCTTCCATTAAGAATCCCAAGTGGGTGGATGAGCTTCATAAAAAGAAGCAATTCGTTGAATTG GATACAGTTATTATGGCAATTAATTGTGCCACCTCTgccaaaagaatttttgaaactcTTGCAGTTCCAAGGAGATCCTTGAGGCAGCTCTCCATATTTTCCAT GTTTTTAATTATCATAGGGCATCTGTTTTCCAAGTTTATTGCTTCATTTTCCACTGTGGTCTATATTGCTCTTCAGTTTTGCCAAGCACATGTAAAGTACAAATCAGAATCATGGATGCATATGACTTTAGCAAACATATTCAGGACTGCATGGATAAATATCCAAATAAAATGTTGTCAGATATTATATTGGCCAATCTTTCTTCAGGACAAAGATCTCAG GTCACGATCATGTGTTGAATATGCAGAGAAAGCTGCAATGCATAGGCATTCTATGTGGTCAACTTTATTTGTGGATATACTCCTGGGGAACTTGGTTGGATGGCCACTGTTACATAATTCAGAATCCATTTGTTTGTCAATTGTGAACTTCACCCATGGATTTTCTACATTTTTGCGATCTGGATGTGTTTGGTTAATGGGGGACCCCGCAggcttcaagttgaatgctgAGTTAGCTAATGTGCTGGGAATTTTTTCTTTGAATGCCATCCAAATATGGTCAACACTTTGGATATTTGTGGGGTTCATCACTAATTATATCATTCAAGGGCTTGCAATTTTGGGAATTATATGTGGTTTCACTGCTTTTGCTGCCATGATTATAGACATGATTGTGTTGGCAACTTTACATGTTTCAATTCTTCATCGGTTGATTTCACTTGTGTATTCATCACAGATACAGGCACTAGCAGCCTTGTGGCGGCTTTTCAG TGGCCGAAAGTGGAATCCTCTTCGTCAGAGGTTGGATAGCTTTGACTACACTGTGAAGCAACATATTGTTGGATCTCTTTTATTTACACCACTTATACTTCTTTTACCAACTACTTCGGTTTTCTATATATTCTTTAGTATCACAGAGACAACCATTAACCTCATCTGTGTATTGATTGAAGTCATTATTTCGGTAATTCATGCTACACCTTATGTCAAGATACTTCTTTGGTTGGTGAGACCACAAAGATTCCCTTCTGGAATATGGTTTGAAATTTGTGGTTCTCGAAGTAATGTTTCTCCAGAGGATGGTGTTACTGATGAAATGAACTCCTCCAAGGAATCAGTGCATCTGAAGGATTTCAATAGAAAAAAATCAAGTATCCTGGTTTCTTTCCTTCACAGCAACTATTTGAGCATAG GAAAAGTAAGTTTGCCACATTACAGAAGTGTTTTGTTAGGGGTCTCTGGGTCATCCATCTACAAAGTAGCATATGGAATCGTCATTGGGAAAAG AATGCAATCTTTACGGGGAACCCTTCTTCCTTCGCCAATGCCGTGGATGTCCCTGCCTTACAAAGAGTATTGGTGCCTCTGTCATGACTCGCTTATCGCATGCTTCAGATGA